ACAGTCTTTGCACCAACCAACGAAGCGTTTGCTGGCTTGTCAGAATCAACGCGCCAGGAATTGCTACAACCGGAAAATCGCGAAACGCTCAGAAGAATTTTGCAGTACCACGTAGTTCCCGGAGAAGTTACTTCAGATCAATTGCAGTCAGGAGAGGTAGCATCAGCAGAAGGTAGTCCCATTAACGTGCAAGTTGATGATGCTGCTGACCAAGTTAGAGTTAATGATGCGACAGTAACCGAACCCGACATTCAAGCAAGCAATGGCGTTATTCATGCAATTGATAGCGTCATTCTTCCCCCAGGTCTTAACCTATAAGTGACATAGTATGAGCGGTGTACTGCGGTGCGGTACACCCGCATTTTTTTTAGCATTTTGATTAAAGGTTGACGCGTATGCAAGGTCTTAAAGGAAAAAATGCTTTGGTGACTGGTGCAACTTCGGGTATCGGTCAAGCGATCGCAATTCGCCTCGCCCAAGAAGGAGTGAATGTCGCCATCAACTACCGCAAAAGCCCAGAGGATGCGGCAGAAACCGAAGAACAGATGATGCAGAAAGCTTGTGGTGATATTGAAAATTGTGGCGTCAAATCACTACCCGTACAAGGTGATGTCTCTAAAGAAGAAGACATTATCCGCATGGTTAATACTGTTGTTGAACAACTTGGTAGTTTGGATATTCTTGTCAACAACGCTGGAATTCAAACAGAATGTCCATCACACGAAGTTGTAACAGATGATTTCGATAAGGTAATTTCAGTTAACCTACGCGGTGCTTATCTTTGCGCGCGCGAAACAATCAAGCACTTGCTAGCGCAAAATCGTCAAGGAGTTATTATTAATATCTCTAGCGTTCATGAGATTATTCCGCGACCAATGTATGTCAGCTACTCCATTAGTAAAGGCGGGATGGAAAATCTGACAAAAACTTTAGCTTTGGAGTATGCAG
This region of Chroococcidiopsis sp. TS-821 genomic DNA includes:
- a CDS encoding fasciclin domain-containing protein, with product MKTNNRKSTLRKFAGILGGIAILPVLAACGPETTTTQVSPAPEATPTITPAPGETPADQTTPTTPTTEATDSIVNVASGDPRFSTLTELVNAANLTETLEGEGPFTVFAPTNEAFAGLSESTRQELLQPENRETLRRILQYHVVPGEVTSDQLQSGEVASAEGSPINVQVDDAADQVRVNDATVTEPDIQASNGVIHAIDSVILPPGLNL
- a CDS encoding SDR family oxidoreductase yields the protein MQGLKGKNALVTGATSGIGQAIAIRLAQEGVNVAINYRKSPEDAAETEEQMMQKACGDIENCGVKSLPVQGDVSKEEDIIRMVNTVVEQLGSLDILVNNAGIQTECPSHEVVTDDFDKVISVNLRGAYLCARETIKHLLAQNRQGVIINISSVHEIIPRPMYVSYSISKGGMENLTKTLALEYADRGIRVNAVAPGATITPINEAWTDDPEKKAEVESHIPMGRAGTSEEMAAAVAFLASSEAAYITGQTLFVDGGLTLYADFREAWSA